A section of the Rummeliibacillus pycnus genome encodes:
- a CDS encoding NETI motif-containing protein, whose translation MVKKQVWFEVEESETIDACLERMKKEGYMPVGRKEEPLFQMINGEPVPIRQIIKFKGLLIEE comes from the coding sequence TTGGTTAAAAAACAAGTATGGTTTGAAGTAGAAGAATCAGAAACAATTGACGCATGTTTGGAAAGAATGAAGAAAGAAGGCTATATGCCTGTAGGAAGAAAAGAAGAACCTCTTTTTCAAATGATAAATGGAGAACCTGTTCCAATTCGTCAAATTATTAAATTTAAAGGATTGTTAATAGAAGAATAG
- the purE gene encoding 5-(carboxyamino)imidazole ribonucleotide mutase — translation MNPKIGVIMGSSSDWETMKYACEILDELEIPYEKRVVSAHRTPDLMFEYAQDARDRGLQVIIAGAGGAAHLPGMVAAKTTLPVIGVPVQSKALNGIDSLLSIVQMPGGVPVATVAIGKAGATNAGLLAAQILSITDKEITEKIETRRQKMKMKALESTGELQ, via the coding sequence ATGAATCCAAAAATTGGCGTAATCATGGGAAGTTCAAGTGATTGGGAAACAATGAAATATGCTTGTGAAATTTTAGATGAATTAGAAATTCCATATGAAAAAAGAGTCGTCTCTGCTCATCGTACACCTGATTTGATGTTTGAATATGCACAGGACGCACGTGACAGAGGTTTGCAAGTGATCATCGCTGGCGCCGGTGGTGCTGCCCATTTACCAGGTATGGTAGCGGCTAAAACTACGTTACCTGTTATTGGCGTACCCGTTCAATCTAAAGCATTAAATGGAATTGATTCATTGCTATCCATTGTGCAAATGCCAGGAGGCGTACCTGTAGCGACCGTGGCAATCGGCAAAGCTGGCGCGACTAACGCAGGATTGTTAGCAGCCCAAATCTTGTCAATAACTGATAAAGAGATTACTGAAAAAATTGAAACAAGACGACAAAAAATGAAGATGAAAGCCCTAGAAAGCACAGGTGAGTTACAGTGA
- a CDS encoding recombinase family protein — MTKYGYARVSTLHQSLDEQTKQLKAEGCEVIYAEHYTGTSKDRPEFQALLDAVVSGDMIVVTKLDRFARSASDAITIIKRLYDEGVRVHIINMGIVENTPMGRLMLTMLAGFAEFERDMIVERTQAGREAARQREGYKDGRKPKYGRKQLDHAMELKETHSFSQVADITGISIATLKRESARRKAEGNR; from the coding sequence ATGACTAAATACGGGTATGCGAGGGTATCAACGCTTCATCAATCGCTAGACGAACAGACTAAGCAACTAAAGGCGGAAGGCTGCGAAGTCATTTATGCTGAACACTATACCGGCACAAGCAAAGACCGACCGGAGTTTCAAGCGCTATTGGACGCTGTTGTTAGTGGCGATATGATCGTTGTTACGAAGCTAGACCGCTTTGCCCGTTCAGCCAGTGACGCTATAACGATTATCAAGCGACTATATGACGAAGGAGTACGGGTACATATCATCAATATGGGGATAGTAGAGAACACTCCAATGGGGCGATTAATGTTGACTATGCTAGCGGGCTTTGCTGAGTTCGAGAGGGATATGATCGTTGAGCGAACGCAAGCAGGACGAGAAGCTGCGAGACAACGCGAAGGTTACAAAGATGGACGTAAGCCGAAGTATGGACGCAAGCAACTCGATCATGCGATGGAACTAAAAGAAACGCATAGCTTCTCGCAAGTCGCTGACATAACAGGAATTTCAATCGCAACACTTAAAAGAGAAAGCGCAAGACGCAAAGCAGAAGGCAATCGCTAG
- the purK gene encoding 5-(carboxyamino)imidazole ribonucleotide synthase, giving the protein MMKTIFPGQTIGIIGGGQLGRMMALAAKEAGFKIAVLEPTMDSPCGQVADIRIVAPYNDETALEELAEVSDVITFEFENIDYEGLKRLTEIAYVPQGAELIKITQDRIQEKSTISKAGCPVAKYIVCQNLNQLVKNIDQVGYPCIVKTARGGYDGKGQQTIHSATELELAAPLFEHSACVAEAFVPFTKEISVIVQRNKQGETYCLPIGENIHVNHILHETIVPARIDKKTAALAIEAAERIADHLQLIGTLAVEMFVLEDGTILINELAPRPHNSGHYSIEACNISQFHQHIRAICGWPLRKPKLWSPSIMVNILGQHVMPVTNSISKYPDWSIHLYGKLQAKKNRKMGHVTIMTDDLDHTIREIDNSAIWTE; this is encoded by the coding sequence GTGATGAAAACCATTTTTCCTGGCCAAACCATTGGGATTATTGGTGGTGGTCAGCTTGGTCGTATGATGGCACTAGCAGCAAAAGAAGCGGGATTTAAAATAGCTGTATTAGAACCAACAATGGATTCACCATGTGGTCAAGTAGCAGACATTCGAATTGTAGCTCCTTATAATGATGAAACTGCTCTTGAAGAATTAGCTGAAGTAAGTGATGTTATTACGTTTGAATTTGAAAATATTGACTATGAAGGATTGAAACGATTAACAGAAATTGCTTATGTACCTCAAGGTGCGGAGTTAATTAAAATTACTCAAGATCGTATTCAAGAAAAATCAACTATTAGTAAAGCAGGTTGTCCAGTTGCAAAATATATTGTCTGTCAAAATTTGAATCAACTAGTGAAAAATATTGATCAAGTTGGTTACCCTTGTATCGTAAAAACAGCAAGGGGTGGTTATGACGGTAAAGGCCAACAAACAATTCACTCAGCTACTGAATTAGAACTTGCAGCGCCTCTATTTGAACATTCAGCATGTGTAGCTGAAGCGTTTGTTCCATTTACTAAAGAAATCTCTGTTATTGTTCAACGCAATAAGCAAGGTGAAACATATTGTTTGCCAATAGGGGAAAACATTCATGTCAATCATATTTTGCATGAAACCATTGTGCCAGCTAGAATTGACAAAAAGACGGCGGCATTAGCCATTGAGGCTGCTGAAAGAATTGCAGACCATCTTCAGCTAATTGGTACATTAGCAGTAGAAATGTTTGTACTTGAAGATGGAACCATTTTGATCAATGAATTAGCACCACGTCCACATAATTCAGGTCATTATTCAATTGAAGCATGTAACATTTCACAATTCCATCAACATATTCGTGCAATATGTGGTTGGCCCTTACGAAAGCCAAAACTTTGGAGTCCTTCAATAATGGTTAATATTTTAGGGCAACATGTAATGCCAGTAACGAACTCAATATCTAAATACCCTGATTGGTCTATTCATCTTTATGGAAAATTACAAGCGAAGAAGAATCGGAAGATGGGACATGTTACAATTATGACGGATGATCTTGATCATACTATTAGAGAAATTGATAATTCTGCCATTTGGACAGAATAG
- a CDS encoding NAD(P)-dependent malic enzyme, whose amino-acid sequence MKSLRERALELHKNLNGKLDVQIKLPVESIEDLSLAYSPGVAEPCIEIEKNPSAVYDYTMKGNLVAVVTDGTAVLGLGDIGPEAALPVMEGKALLLKRFANVDAFPICLDTKDPEEIIQTVKAISPTFGAINLEDISAPRCFVIEERLREECHIPVFHDDQHGTAIVVGAGILNALKIVKKDIKNVRVVINGAGAAGISILKLLRSLGFEHMIVCDSKGIIYKGRKIGMNSMKERIAKYSNLDGLDGSLEDALKGADIFIGVSVANVLTEQMIQSMNIDPIVFALANPNPEITYDHASEWGVRVIATGRSDYPNQINNMLAFPGIFRGALDVRASDINEEMKLAAVSAISSLITEQDLKSGRIVPEIFDTRVTDTVSNAVRLAAIATGVARIQPQEQSIEVL is encoded by the coding sequence TTGAAGAGTTTACGTGAAAGAGCTTTAGAATTACACAAAAATTTGAATGGTAAGTTAGATGTGCAGATTAAATTACCTGTAGAATCAATTGAAGATTTGAGTTTAGCATATTCACCTGGTGTTGCAGAACCTTGTATTGAGATAGAGAAAAATCCGAGTGCTGTTTATGATTATACGATGAAGGGTAACTTAGTGGCAGTAGTAACGGACGGAACAGCAGTACTAGGTTTGGGGGATATTGGACCTGAAGCCGCATTACCCGTAATGGAAGGTAAAGCACTTTTATTAAAACGTTTTGCCAATGTGGATGCTTTTCCGATTTGTTTGGATACAAAAGACCCAGAGGAAATAATACAAACTGTGAAGGCAATCAGTCCGACCTTTGGTGCTATTAATCTAGAAGATATTTCAGCCCCTCGTTGCTTTGTCATTGAGGAACGCCTTCGTGAAGAATGCCATATACCTGTCTTTCATGATGATCAGCATGGGACCGCGATTGTTGTTGGTGCTGGAATACTAAATGCATTGAAAATTGTCAAAAAAGATATCAAAAATGTACGTGTGGTCATAAATGGAGCAGGTGCTGCTGGAATATCTATTTTGAAATTATTACGAAGTTTAGGATTTGAGCATATGATTGTTTGTGATTCAAAAGGAATTATTTATAAAGGACGCAAAATAGGGATGAATTCTATGAAAGAACGTATTGCAAAGTATAGTAATTTAGATGGATTAGATGGTTCACTTGAAGATGCATTAAAAGGTGCGGATATTTTCATAGGAGTGTCTGTAGCAAATGTTTTAACTGAACAAATGATTCAGTCCATGAATATTGATCCTATTGTATTTGCATTAGCAAATCCAAACCCAGAGATAACATATGATCATGCTAGTGAATGGGGAGTGAGGGTAATTGCAACGGGGAGATCTGATTATCCAAACCAAATTAATAATATGCTAGCTTTTCCAGGAATCTTTAGAGGGGCATTAGATGTACGCGCATCAGATATCAATGAAGAAATGAAATTAGCAGCAGTTAGTGCAATTTCTTCTCTTATTACTGAACAAGATTTAAAAAGTGGAAGAATTGTACCGGAGATTTTCGATACGCGTGTAACGGATACTGTTTCCAATGCTGTAAGACTTGCTGCTATAGCTACTGGTGTAGCACGTATCCAACCACAAGAACAAAGTATAGAAGTTTTATAG
- a CDS encoding pentapeptide repeat-containing protein, whose amino-acid sequence MHKIIEPSTNYHQTIQNDFIMLEEIEDNTYLIDCEIDCRFGRKQLQEVQFDNCRFLTNDFTQMEFLDIIFMKCDLSNFDFNKSIFYRCQFHSCKLIGSQFIGSKFKNILWQDCLMNYSIFSESKMNLVSFEENQLGDTYFQDVHFDKVNFLKCNLQLADFTDSKLNNLDFSTCDFIDIKLSPNLAKGLSIRFDQAAAIAMMLGVTIKN is encoded by the coding sequence ATGCACAAAATTATAGAACCATCAACAAACTATCATCAAACCATACAGAATGATTTTATTATGCTCGAAGAAATCGAAGATAATACATACTTAATCGATTGTGAAATTGATTGTCGATTTGGAAGAAAACAATTACAGGAAGTACAGTTTGACAATTGTCGATTCTTAACAAACGATTTTACTCAAATGGAATTCTTAGATATCATTTTCATGAAATGTGATCTATCTAACTTCGATTTTAACAAATCAATATTTTATCGTTGTCAGTTTCACTCATGTAAATTAATAGGTTCACAATTTATCGGTAGCAAATTCAAAAATATTTTATGGCAGGATTGTTTGATGAATTATTCTATTTTCTCCGAAAGTAAGATGAACCTAGTATCCTTTGAAGAAAATCAATTAGGCGATACATACTTTCAAGATGTTCATTTTGATAAAGTAAATTTTTTAAAATGTAATTTACAATTAGCAGATTTTACAGATAGCAAATTAAATAATCTCGATTTTTCAACTTGTGATTTTATCGATATAAAATTATCACCTAACTTAGCAAAGGGATTATCCATTCGCTTTGATCAAGCAGCTGCAATTGCAATGATGCTTGGTGTTACGATTAAAAACTAG
- a CDS encoding NCS2 family permease produces the protein MKKYFQFEELGTNYRREIIGGVTTFLAMAYILALNPLILTLADVKDLPAAMRMDHGSVFVATALAAAVGSFIMGFVARYPIGLAPGMGLNAFFAYTVILTYHIPWQTGLTGVFFSGVIFIILSLTGVRETIINAIPVQLKYAVSAGIGLFITFVGLKNAGIVVASKSTFVTLGDFTDGNVLLAIAGIFITVILLARKVKAGIFYGMIITAIIGMIFGLVEVPKAVVSSIPSVSPTFGVALQPIIHDPSSLFNVKFLVVVLTFLFVDFFDTAGTLMAVANQAGLVKDNKLPRAGKALLADALGTTVGSIFGTSTTTAYVESTAGVGAGARSGFAAVVIGVLFLLALFFSPLLSVVTTAVTTPALVIVGVMMASSLRLIEWDKFEIAVPAFMTMFMMPMGYSIASGIAVGFIFYPITMLLAGRKKEVHPLMYVLFFVFLAYFIWVR, from the coding sequence ATGAAAAAATATTTCCAATTTGAAGAACTTGGCACCAATTACCGCCGAGAGATAATTGGTGGCGTCACAACATTCTTAGCAATGGCATATATTTTAGCGTTAAATCCACTTATTTTAACGTTAGCAGATGTAAAAGATTTACCTGCTGCAATGCGTATGGATCACGGTTCAGTTTTTGTCGCAACAGCTTTAGCAGCAGCAGTTGGTTCATTTATTATGGGATTTGTTGCTAGATATCCAATTGGTTTAGCACCAGGTATGGGGCTTAACGCATTCTTTGCATACACAGTTATATTAACTTACCATATTCCATGGCAAACAGGTTTAACTGGCGTATTCTTCTCAGGTGTAATCTTTATTATTCTTTCATTAACAGGTGTTCGTGAAACAATTATTAATGCTATTCCTGTTCAACTTAAATATGCTGTTTCTGCAGGTATTGGTTTATTTATAACATTTGTTGGTTTAAAAAATGCAGGTATCGTTGTAGCGAGCAAAAGTACATTCGTTACTCTTGGGGATTTTACGGATGGTAATGTTTTATTAGCAATTGCAGGTATTTTCATTACAGTTATTTTATTAGCACGTAAAGTAAAAGCTGGTATATTCTACGGAATGATTATCACAGCTATAATCGGTATGATTTTCGGTTTAGTAGAAGTGCCAAAAGCAGTTGTTTCATCAATCCCAAGTGTATCTCCAACTTTTGGGGTTGCATTACAGCCAATTATTCATGATCCGTCTTCATTATTTAATGTGAAATTCTTAGTAGTTGTATTAACATTCTTATTTGTAGATTTCTTTGATACAGCAGGTACTTTAATGGCTGTAGCAAACCAAGCAGGATTAGTAAAAGATAACAAATTACCACGTGCGGGTAAAGCTTTATTAGCAGATGCGTTAGGCACTACAGTAGGTTCTATCTTTGGTACTTCAACTACTACTGCTTATGTAGAATCTACAGCAGGTGTTGGTGCAGGTGCACGTTCTGGTTTTGCCGCAGTTGTAATTGGTGTGCTATTCTTACTAGCACTATTCTTCTCACCATTATTAAGTGTCGTAACAACAGCTGTAACAACTCCAGCACTTGTTATTGTAGGGGTAATGATGGCATCATCTTTACGATTAATTGAATGGGATAAATTCGAAATTGCAGTTCCAGCATTTATGACAATGTTCATGATGCCGATGGGTTACAGTATTGCTTCTGGTATTGCGGTTGGATTTATCTTCTATCCAATTACAATGTTGCTTGCAGGACGCAAAAAAGAAGTTCATCCATTAATGTATGTTTTATTCTTCGTATTCCTTGCTTACTTCATTTGGGTGAGATAG